In Pseudomonas sp. HR96, the DNA window GCGCTAGGCAACGGCGTCTGCCTGCAATGCCACAACAGCGCCGGCAAGACCGGCGTGCCTGGGGTGGACGGTGCCGGCCTGCAGGCGAAAAACTACGACTCGCCCGAGCATCACCATCATCAGCCCGGCCAGCCCGGCTCGCAGTGCGTGGACTGCCACATGCCCGGCAAGCTGTTCATGGTCAACGACCTGCGCCACGATCACAGCTTCAGCCTGCCCAACCCGGCCCTGGCGCAGCGCATCGGCATGCCCGATGCCTGCCTCACCTGCCACCAGGACCTGCCAGCGCAGCAGGTGATCGAGCGCTTCAAGGATTGGTACGGCGAGGCCGAGCTGCACACCCCCAGCGCGCAATACGCCCAGAGCCTGTGGCAGGCGCGCAGCGCGCAGCCGGGGGCGGCGGCGGCGCTGTTCTCGCAGCTGGACGACCACTTGCTGGCGGCCATCCGCCGCGCCACTCTGGTCGCCGAGTTGCCGGCCTATCCCAGCCAGCAGGCCCTGGCCGCCAGCAGCACGGCGCTGCGCGATCCGGCGCCGCAGGTGCGCGAAGCGGCGGTCAACGCGCTGGCGGCGCAACTGCCCGCTGAGCAGCGCGTCGATCTGCTCGGCCCGGTGCTGCGTGACCCGATCCTCGCCGTGCGCATCGCCAGCGCCCACGCCCTGCTCGGTGCCGGGCCGCAGCTGGGCGGCTACCAGGCCGCCTTCGAGCAGGCCATCGGCGAATACGAGCAGGTGCAGCTGAGCCTGCAGGAGCGCGCCGAGGCCAATCTCAATCTGGCCCTGCTCTATCAAGCCACGGGCCGCGCCGACCAGGTGGAGCCTTACCTGCGCACGGCCCTGCAGCGTGATGGCGATTTCCTGCCGGCGCTGGTGACCCTGGTGCAATGGCTCGATGCCCGGCAACGGCAAGCCGAAGCCGATGCCCTGCTGGCCGCGCGGCTCAAGGCGCAACCGCAGGTCGCCCTGCTGCAGTTCACCCAGGGGCTGGCGCTGGTACGCCGCGGCCAGGCTCAGGCCGCCCTGGCTGCGCTGCGCGAAGCCAACCGGCTGGAACCGGACAACGCCCGCTACGCTTATGTGCTGGCGCTGAGCCTGCAGGATCAAGGCGACACCGAGGGCGCCCGCCGCCTGTTGCAGTCGGCTCTGGACCGCCACCCGGAAAACCGCGACGTACGGCTGGCACTCGTCGCGCAGCTACGGGATGACGGCCAGGTGGCGCAGATGAAAACCTTGATTGATCAGCTGAAGGCGATCAACCCGGGGGATCCAGTGCTGCATTAGCGAGCCCGCGCTACAGTGCCCCCTCCCGTTCGACCCAGCCGTGCGCCTGCTCGATAAAGTGCAGCACGGCGCTGGAGCGCTCGTCGATGCGCGAAATCAGCGACAGCTCGCTGACCATCTGCGGCTGGCTCAGGGCAAAGATCTGCACCCCCGGCATGCTCAGCCGCGCCATGGGCTCCGGGACGATGCTGATGCCCACACCGGCGGCCACCAGGCCGGGGATGCTCATCAGCGACGGCACGTAGAAAATGTTGTCGGGGTGCAGCTGGTTCTGGCGGCAGGCATGCAGCGTGTGCGAGGTCAGGCCGACGCCGGTCGGGTCCTGCAGGAACACGAACTTCTCGCGCCGCAGGCTGGCCAGGTCGCCGGCGAAGTCGCGGGCCAGCGGGTTGTTGTCCGCCACCAGCAGCACCAGCCGGGAATGGCTGAACGGGTGCGTGCGCAGGCGGTCCGGCAAGTGGTCCTTGAACACCCGGGCAAACGCCAGGTCGATCTTGTGTGCCAGCAGCATCTCGAACTGGGCGCCGATCCCGGCATCGACCAGCGCCACCTTGATCTGCGGGAAACTGCTGAAGTAATGCCGCAGCAGATGCGGCAGGTGATGCTCGAGCAAGGCCGAGTGATAGCCGAGGCTGATCTCTCCCACCTCCCCGCGCCGCGCCCGCCGCGCTGCGGCCACGGCCAGCTCGCTGGCTTCGATCGCCTGCCGGGCATGGGCTTGAAAGGCCAGGCCGGCGGCGGTCAGCACCACGCCGCGGTTGGCCCGGCGGAACAGCGCCACGCCGAGCTCTTGCTCCAGCGTGCGGATCAGCTGGCTCAGCGCCGGTTGCGCGATGCCCAGCTGCTCGGCCGCCTGGCTGAAGTGCTGCAACTGCGCAGCGGCGACGAAGGCTTTGAGGTGACGAAGTTCCATGGGCGCATCCATAAGCCAAGCTTATTGAAATGTGTAGGTTTCGATCATTATTCTGCAAGCCATATGCGCTATCGTCTAGTCGCTGCGGTGGCTTGAATCAACAGCATTCCCCGCCATCGGCCAGCCTGATAACGATAAAAACAACCAGAGCACACCTATGAGCACAGTGACCAGCACACCTCATGATTCGCGCATGTCGCGCAAAGCGGTGACGGCGGCAACCATCGGCACCGCGCTGGAGTGGTTCGATTTCACGCTCTACGGAGCGATGTCCGCCACCATCCTGCCCAAGCTGTTCTTCCCGGCGATGGAGCCGACCGCCGGCCTGCTGGCGTCGCTGGCGACCTTCGGCGTCGGCCTGGCTGCGCGGCCGCTGGGGGCCATCACTTGCGGCTATCTGGGCGACAAGCTGGGCCGGCGCAACCTGATGCTCGCCACCGTCACCATGATGGGCCTGGCCTCGGTGCTGATGGGCCTGCTGCCCACTTACGGCCAGGTGGGCGTCTGGGCTCCCATGCTGCTGGTGCTGCTGCGCATCATCCAGGGCTTTGCGCTGGGCGGTGAATCGACCGGCGCACAATTGATGGCGCTTGAACACGCCCCGCGCGACCGGCGCGGGCGCTACTCGGGGCTGCTGGGGCTGTGTTCGCCGCTCAGCCAGATCCTCGCCAACGCAGTGCTGATGGGCCTGGCAGCAACCCTGAGTGCTGCGCAGTTCGAAAGCTTTGGCTGGCGCATCCCGTTCCTGCTGAGCTTCGTGCTGGTGGTGGTGGCCATCTTCATCCGCCTGAAGGTCGATGAAACGCCGGCCTTCGTCGCCCTCAAGGACAGCGCCCGGCAGACCGCGCGCAGCCCGCTCAAGTCGGCGCTGGGCAGCCATTCGAAAACCATCGTGCGGTTGATGCTGTTCTTCTGCTCGCCGGCGGCTCTGTTCTACCTGATTGTGATCTTTTCCCTCAGCTACCTGACCAAGCATCTGGGGCTGACCCAGGCCATGGGTTTCATGTCGCTGATGGTGGCCAACGTCTGCGCCATCTTCGGCGCCCTGGCCGGGGGCTGGCTGTCCGACCGCTGGGGCCGGCGCAAGGCACTGGCATTCGGCTCGTGCATGACGCTGGTGATCCTGCTGGTGTATTTCCCGGTGCTGAACACCCTGAACATGACAGCGATCATGGTCATCATGGGCCTGTTCCTCGGTTTCACCCAGTTCCAGAGCGGCATCCAGCCGGTGGCCTTTGCCGAAGCCTTTCCCACCCAGGTGCGCTATTCCGGCTCGGCGCTGGCCTATACCGGCGCCAACCTGCTGGTTGGCGGCCCGATGCCGATGATCGCCGTGTGGCTGATGAGCCAGTACGACAATTCGCCATGGCCGCTGGTGTCACTGTGCGCCGCCATCAACCTGATGTCCCTGGCGATGATCGCCATCGGCCCGGAAACCCGCGGCATCGACCTCAACCAGGTCACCACGCAGCAACCCCAGGACCAGGCGCCCGACGCCCTTCTCGCAAAGCCCTATGGCGGACACCCATGAATCGCAGCGTTTTCATT includes these proteins:
- a CDS encoding tetratricopeptide repeat protein, producing MPTKKTVTPTHAAPRGLFHRLYPVFIAVLLVTAGALAYLAQRPPQTPLPAPPAPQAVAKPLPAPTFVDEQQCAGCHGAQVKDWQGSHHQLAMQDASEQTVLGDFNATTFKGEKDTTHFFRKGGEFWVNTQDGDGTAKDFKVAYAFGVAPLQQYLLQAPGGRLQALGVAWDTEKHRWFHIYPGQGVDFKDPLHWSKPGQNANFMCVECHTTGFKRNFDAASNTFNSQWNSLGVGCQACHGPASNHLLLSGKPQALASTANAGFVIDLAKADNRTQVDTCARCHARRAPLGDDQKPGQPLLDAYLPAALTRDLYELDGKIKGEVFEHGSFVQSKMFAKGVRCSNCHNPHSTELKALGNGVCLQCHNSAGKTGVPGVDGAGLQAKNYDSPEHHHHQPGQPGSQCVDCHMPGKLFMVNDLRHDHSFSLPNPALAQRIGMPDACLTCHQDLPAQQVIERFKDWYGEAELHTPSAQYAQSLWQARSAQPGAAAALFSQLDDHLLAAIRRATLVAELPAYPSQQALAASSTALRDPAPQVREAAVNALAAQLPAEQRVDLLGPVLRDPILAVRIASAHALLGAGPQLGGYQAAFEQAIGEYEQVQLSLQERAEANLNLALLYQATGRADQVEPYLRTALQRDGDFLPALVTLVQWLDARQRQAEADALLAARLKAQPQVALLQFTQGLALVRRGQAQAALAALREANRLEPDNARYAYVLALSLQDQGDTEGARRLLQSALDRHPENRDVRLALVAQLRDDGQVAQMKTLIDQLKAINPGDPVLH
- a CDS encoding LysR family transcriptional regulator, whose product is MELRHLKAFVAAAQLQHFSQAAEQLGIAQPALSQLIRTLEQELGVALFRRANRGVVLTAAGLAFQAHARQAIEASELAVAAARRARRGEVGEISLGYHSALLEHHLPHLLRHYFSSFPQIKVALVDAGIGAQFEMLLAHKIDLAFARVFKDHLPDRLRTHPFSHSRLVLLVADNNPLARDFAGDLASLRREKFVFLQDPTGVGLTSHTLHACRQNQLHPDNIFYVPSLMSIPGLVAAGVGISIVPEPMARLSMPGVQIFALSQPQMVSELSLISRIDERSSAVLHFIEQAHGWVEREGAL
- a CDS encoding MFS transporter, whose protein sequence is MSTVTSTPHDSRMSRKAVTAATIGTALEWFDFTLYGAMSATILPKLFFPAMEPTAGLLASLATFGVGLAARPLGAITCGYLGDKLGRRNLMLATVTMMGLASVLMGLLPTYGQVGVWAPMLLVLLRIIQGFALGGESTGAQLMALEHAPRDRRGRYSGLLGLCSPLSQILANAVLMGLAATLSAAQFESFGWRIPFLLSFVLVVVAIFIRLKVDETPAFVALKDSARQTARSPLKSALGSHSKTIVRLMLFFCSPAALFYLIVIFSLSYLTKHLGLTQAMGFMSLMVANVCAIFGALAGGWLSDRWGRRKALAFGSCMTLVILLVYFPVLNTLNMTAIMVIMGLFLGFTQFQSGIQPVAFAEAFPTQVRYSGSALAYTGANLLVGGPMPMIAVWLMSQYDNSPWPLVSLCAAINLMSLAMIAIGPETRGIDLNQVTTQQPQDQAPDALLAKPYGGHP